Sequence from the Pan paniscus chromosome 12, NHGRI_mPanPan1-v2.0_pri, whole genome shotgun sequence genome:
TCAAGGGCAGTGATGCCCAAGTCACAGTGACTAATGGCATCAGAATCTCTTGGGATGGGACacttttattactattttgtaAAGCTCCCCAAGTTAAACTTGAAAAGTGAATTAGGTCATATTAGGTCAGAGATTAATACAAGTTGTACTACTGATTATCTTACCCTAGCAAGTGTAGGTTAATTTTTACAATCTTCTTATGTATGCTGTTTCTAATAAAAGGGGTTGTTCTCTTGCTCAATCTAACTAACAGGTGAGCTATAAAATCACACAGGTGATCACAACTCTATCCAAAGAATGGTGGTGCTCCATACTTAACCTCAGCACTAGTTCTTATCCTCAGGTGCTTATCACTCATTCTTGGgacttcaaaataaatatatagatatccaGGAACCACCTTAGCCAAGACAAATCAAAATCAATCACTAGGAGAGACACCTGAGCATATGAACGTTTAAAAAGGTTCATGATTTTGATGCCTCACCCTGGATGGAGCTCTCTCATAGTATGCCACACGGTATGTCCTTAGCTGTATTCATTAATATTACAGGGAAGCAGATTTCAGTTtaagagaaaacaatgaaaacaatttaGAGCTACCCAGTAACGGAATGGTTTTAAAGCAGTGAGCTCTCTGTGGCTGGAAGAATAAAAGCAAAGGTTGAACTATCACTTGCTGGGAATGCTATCAAGGGGTTTCCAAATTCGGTAAGTACTTGCATCACACAATATTTAAATTTCCTCACAATTACGTTTCTCTAGCCAAAACTTCCAACAGATCACATATAATGGATATAGACATTGTCATGAAAACTCATGATTTTACCAGAAATTATCACAGTtattttgtctgtaaaatggattaGAATTTAGTAGTACTGGTCGAACATTGCCTCTGACATCAGCCTTATTGAGGGGAATACTTTTCCCCTCCTCTTCATGCTTGGATGGAGGGAAGGGAACTTCTCCTTGCTCCTTCAAAGCAAGAAGTGTAGGAAAAAGCTCTCTGAACCCTCATTCATTCCTTCCCAAGAGAGAACTGTCTTATCCCATGGGTGATACAAGAAGGAACTGAGCATGTGTGGTCTAGCCCCTGGTGGTTTCCCTGACCTTGAAAGCTAACTAGTCTCAGAATGCAAAGACGGGCTCTGCCCCAACAAGGCAGAGACCCGCTGTTCTCTCCAATCAGGGAGAAATATTACAGTCTCTGACTGGAGAAAAAGTCAACCTTCTTCTCTGTATCAGTTTATTCACTGATAAAGtagatatttttctcttcctctgactCCCATTTCTTATTTCTCAATTTGTTCCAAAGTGAAGAGGGGAATAAGAAGTTACCTGTTGGTGTCCTTAAACCCCTCACGTATCACAATATAGCAATAAATTGTAACTGTCCATCTCTGTGATACTTGTGTTCTGAAATGCCATagcattatttttttcaagtcaATGAACATTCATATTCTAAagtacaaaaagaacaaaacattaTATAAAGTCCCTCTTTCTTTACTGGCATAAAAAATTTGGGATTTCCAACTGCTGAACTGTCTATCCCTaggaaataataacatttttcaagTTTCCACTGTATTGGGAATAATCTTAGTCATGATCTGCAGAAGTTGGTCCTGGACAATTTGAAGATAGGTCTTCTTTATCTGTAAGTTATGTGAGGGAAATGAAAGATTAATACAACTTCTACAGTACACTAttctagaaaattatttcaacataACATGCATTTTTTGATCTGATGTTTTCTACTTATTCTGCTAAAccagaaaagataaaaacaacaataaccaaAAATGCTTCACTCTCAAGTACAAAGTTCTTAAATACAAGTTAGCAAAGGTAGCTTGGGCAAAGGTGTTAGAAGGAGAAACACTTGGCTCTGTAAGACACCTGGTAAGTGTAAACCATTTCTATCcttacaatggaaaaaaaaaggaatggatttCAACATATCTGATTTTTACGGTTTAGGGGCAATATTCTATCtaagtatataaaaattagctctaaaatttaatataaattcttTCAAATATCTGTAGCCAAagaaagaatctttaaaaataaagcacaaaacATTCATCATTCTCAGGTTAttctaaaattgtttcttttgaaacaaaacactgaaaaattCACTTCCACACATTCAGTTTCTGAAAAGTTAAATGCAATTTTAATAAAGCCTCAATTATTTCTATATCCACGATTTAAGAAATTGGTCCCATACTGCCATTTGAATGGAATAAGAAATTTCCATTGTCAGTGGGAAATGACTTTAACTAAAAATTGGAGAGcattcatctatttttaaaaagtataaagtaaTTTTCTTACCTTCATAAGCTGTTCCACACCAAATACAATATAGATGTTCTTCTCTTAAATAACTAgtcaatatttgtaatttttccaGTACCTATAGGATACAAGCACATTATTAATACTTTACATTGAACAGAACCTTGGTTTTCTGGCTCTTAGATCGTGCTGAATTAGCTCAAGGCTGTAAATATTCTGCTATGCTCTGGAATAGTTATTAGAAATGTCAAGGACAGAACTGATATATTTGAATGTGTTACAGTTCATTAGCCACCCTGAGATTTTCACAAGTCTGCCAGACACAATGGAGACTGCTTGTTAACATTGAGAAAATAGTTTTTGGGTGGCCTTATTAAAATTGGCATCCTTTAAAGGTTTTTTCTACTTTCAAGGCATTTACCTCCCCCAGATAAGGTGAAGGTGAATATGGCCTCCTTTTGCCATAAAAGTTCTCATCAATGGTCTCCCAATTAAGTGGAATATAGGTTTTTCAAATTGTGAATGTTTTCCACAAAATTATTATACTCAAGTAATCATACGAGTGTGTTTTCCTTTCTTGAATAAtctccatttcctttcttttttttctgagacagggtctcggtctatcacctaggctggagtgcagtggcgtgatcttggctcactgtaacctctgcctcccgggctcacgtgatcctcctgcctcagcctcctgagtagctaggattattgggtgccccacacctggctaatttttgtatttttagtagagactaaaatacaccaccatgttggccaggctggtcttaaactcctgacctcaagtgatccaccagttttggtctcccaaagtgtttggattacaggtgtgagccaccatgcccggcctccattttcttttgattgtgtttttttgttgtttataagtaGGAGAAAAAAGTACACATTAGAATGACTTGTAGAAGTTTTGCAGGAAATAaggtataaattaaaataatttacatttgttgCTAATTCATCATCCAAACtgaagctgagatgagaggacAAATGGAAGCTAAAGGGAAAAATTATATGTAAGTTTTGATTTGGGGTTAGTAAAATAATCCTGCAATGCAGTACCTCTCAACCAGGGGTTATTTTTCCCCTCGGggacatttagcaatgtctggagaGGGTTTTGGTTGTCATAAGCAAAAGTGCAACTGGTAtctggtgggcaggggccagagatgctgctaaacatcttgcaatgcacaggacagctctcCACAACAACGGATTACCACAACTCAAAGTGCTAATGTTGCCAAGGCTGAGACACCCTATGAAGGAAATGGTGCAAAGCATACGCTTAAATCTTCACTCTTATATTCATCTTCatcctgttctttttcttcttcatcttcttcagtCTCCTCTTCAAGCCTCAACCAGTACCATGCTTCCCTGGGAACCTGAATATTCTGAAAATGCAGAAGTATTCTCAATTAAACATACTAAACATAAGAGCATGACAAATATGTTCATGTcaacatgaattcattctttcaatACGTATTCACTGAGTGTGGCTTTAAGAGTAAAaacactggccaggcacggtggctcacgcctgcaatcccagcactttgggagggagaggtgggtggatcacgaggttaagagatcaagatcatcctgaccaacatggtgaaaccccatctctactaaaaatacaaaaattagctgggcgtggcagtgcatgcctgtcgtcccagctactcaggaggctgaggcaggagaactgcttgaacccgggaggtggaggttgcagtgagccaaaatcacgccactgtactctagcctggtgacacagtgagactccatctcaaaaaaaaaaagtaaaaacattgtACCATGAACTATGGGGATGCAAAGTCCAATTCTTTAGAATTGTGCAGTTGTCTTTAAGTTCCTTCTGACAGTCTAGCAGGAAAGATAGGCTATGGgtacaaaataatacatatatgctACAAAATCATAAGTGCCATGAAATATATTCAAAGTAAAGTAATATGTAAGAACAGGAAAGTGAGAGATTGCTTCCAGTAATCTATATATAAGGGAAATTTTACAAAGCTTTTTGAGACTTCAAatgaagtcattttatttttagagtacTTGAACCACAAAGATAAAAGCAGAcagaatttatttacttatttattttttttgtagagctggggacttgctatgttgtccaggctggtcacaaactcctggactcaagcaatcctacagcctcgtcctctcaaagtgctgagattacagacatgagccaccatgcccagccagagacagaattttttaaaaaactattcaaaTTTGAACTAGATAGCATTCcaccttgattttattttatttttgagacagggtctcactctgtcacccaggctggagtgcagtggcatgaacatagctcaatgcaacctcaaccttctgggctcaagtgattctcccacttcagcctcccgagtagatgggactacaggtgtgtgccaccacatgcagctaattttaaaatgttttgtagagatggagtcttgaaatgttatccaggctggtctcgaactcctgggctgaaataatcatcctgcctttgcctcccaaagtgctaggattacaggattgagccatcatgcctggcccactcTGATTTTAATAGTTAGACATATATTAGATACTGAATAGGAACTGAAAATAGGCTATTCTTGTTAATCAAATattataaagaacagaatttCTGCACATAATCGTAACTGATATTCAAATAAGCAGAGaacaattaaatgtaaaattttatttaaccctttttgttttactatagttagtataaaactataaaactatagtTACTATAAAACCCTGGGTTTTATAGTAACCCAGACAACTCAGGTTACTATAGTAAATAATAAGCCATTTTTATATCAATTGTCACAGATCAGAAGTGCACATTACATGAAAGCTTTAATGAGTAGATAAACCGGGCTTGgagttcttagttttttttttatatatatatatatatactttatatatataaatacacaaaatatatattatatataagacatGTAAAAaacatatatgatacatataaatatatgtaatacatatataaacatataatagatatataaatatataatacatatataaaatatatatatatataaataaataaacgggaAATCACAGTGGGTGCCAAAACACTTTACTAAACTGAAAGCTGGTAAAAGGCTTACTTTCTGGACATCCAATTGTTGACAGGCTCGCTGGCTTCTTCTGAGATCTCCTTCTAGCTTCATTTCATCTTGCTTATTTTTAAGTCGCAttctaattgaaagaaaaaattgtaaactAAAGGTCTACGTTATCTTTAACCATTTTATATGCCCAAGTACCAGAGAACATACCAcaataaagaggaaataaaaccaaaaccagcTCAAAAATAGTTTTACCGAAACTGTTCTGCAGCTTTTTCTTCAGCTTGGTTTTTCATGTGAATCTTTTTTCTGTAGCTTTCCAATTTTTCCTCTGCTTTCCGTTTTAATGATGCCTCATGACCAATGCCACTTTTCCCTATTCATACAGAAAATTCTGATGAGAAACATCCTGACTTTGTGCTTCAAAACAAGACAATTTAACTATGtacaaattaaatgcaattcTCATTTGAGTACTATCACTCACAAATCATTTGAGTACACTAAGAGTGGAAAACACTAGGGTTTTTTTTAAGCCCAAAACATAATCTGATTTTTACAAAGATTATTAATCTCATCTTATAGTAATATTATAAACAAATTTTCAAATCAGAAAAACAGTATTAGCTgttatagttttatttaaatatgatgaataaaatatttttctcttgaattCATCCAAGTATTAAGCAAAACATTTGGTAGATAAATCTGTCTCacaacacttttattttattttatttttatagggaCAGGCTGgtatgtagtggcacaatcatggctcactgtaacctcgaacttgTGGGCTCCAGGAatcgtcccgcctcagcctcctgagtagcaaggactactGGTGCGTGCCACtccacccggttaattttttaaattttttgcagagatgaggtcttgctatgttgcccaggctggtctcaaattcctggctgcttttttttttttttttttttttttaagatggaatttcactcttgttgcccaggctggagtgcaatggcacaatcttagctcactgcaatctctgcttcctgggttcaagcgattctcctgcctcagcctcccaagtagctgggattacaggcatgcaccaccatgcctggctaattctgtatttttagtagagatggggtttctccatgttggtcaggctggtcttgaactcccgacctcaggtgatctgcctgcctcggccacccaaagtgctgggattactggtgtgagccaccacgcccggccaactctTGGCTTTAAGCTCCTTCTGCATCGGCCTCCCAGAGCAAAACAGTTTTAAGACATTtcaatggacaaaaacagtattGCATATTCAATGGTTGTAATGATTTGTTCTTCCCACATTCCTgtggtttaaattttattttatacccaCTAAAACTTATTTCTTTTCTGGTTGAAGAGGTttagaaatttaacaaaattttactGAACTGTAACAGTATTATcgttttaaaaaaagtatttattgagcaaataTATGTGGTAGACCTAAGCATAAGTTATTATTATTGGCAAATATGCTCCAAAATAATTACATACCTGTTTTGATATTGAGAGGAATTGGTTCAACAATACCACCCCCTTAAAGAGAATGAATACaaactattttagaaaattttcctcAAACTACAGAACAGTATAAGTATGCAACTTTACAATGCTCTATGCATATGCCCTCCTGTTTCAATGATATTCAAAAGTGAAATCTGAACATCAGTATTCTATATATAATCAATTATCTACCTTGTCTTCAAATACCTACTCATCAAAAAGGCTGATTCACAGCCTCCTATGCCACCTGAAGGTGGAGTTTTAAGAAGGAACAACACTGATATTATTGGTGCAAAACAGTGACAGCCTTAAGTGAAAGCAAAGCAATTacgataaaggaaagaaaaacggTTTACAGAGGTTACTATAAATATATAGCCTCTCTGTCTTAATAAGCAGTTTCACTTCCTAAAAAGAGAGGTGAGAATTGAGTCTCTCCAACTGGACGGTCATTCAGATGGCTGCCACAGGTACAGAGCAAGCAGGGCAAAGTCTTGCCATCATCCTCAGTGTTGTTTCAATGTATTTAGCCATTGCACTTCTCAACCCATCACTTATCACCATTCTTTGCTTCTTCTGTTGTAAGCCACATCCATCTAGGTTGTTAGTGCCTTCAGCTAAGCTGGGCTGATAAGCAGCTCTTGATGGCACATGTGGTATCTAAAATGGATGTGGGATGATGAAAGTTCTCCATAAGGCTTGTTAATACATAATAGACTAAAAAGCCTaagttgttataatttctgtgtaGATAAAGATTAAAGCATCAGCTTTGGTCCTTATCCATAAGTCACAATTAGGTGGTAAGGAATACCTGTTTATTTCGACATGTGACTTACCACTCTTGCCAAGTGCCTGACCACTTTTATAGCCCATCTTTTGGAGCAAGGCAAACCCTTTGTTTTCACAGCCTAGTGCATTCTTCAACCCAATGTCACGtctttcttgttcttcttcttttaaagtcTTCTGCCTGTTTTTCAAATTGGCTTCctgttgcttttcttcttttcgaCGGGCTTCTCGGATTTGCCTTAGCATTGGCAATCCTGGTCTGATATCTTCTCTGAATAAGGGAAAAGTTTATTTTAGATGAGTccataaagttttcttttcttttttttttttttgagatggagtttcgctcttgttgcccgggctggaatgcaatggcataatcgtggctcactgcaacctccgcctcctgggttcaaccgattctcttgcctcagcctcctgagtaactgagattacaggcgcccaccaccatgcccggctattttttgtatttttagtagagacggggttttgccatgttggccaggctggtcttgaactcctgactccaggtgatctgcccgcctcggcctctctaagtgctgggattacatgcgtgagcctccacgcctggccaagttttcTCATAACTTTGTCGCTTACTCACGTGACAACAGTTAATATTTCGGCACTACCTCTATGATCATCTTTGTTATTAT
This genomic interval carries:
- the GPATCH11 gene encoding G patch domain-containing protein 11 isoform X3; its protein translation is MSRKSGIGHEASLKRKAEEKLESYRKKIHMKNQAEEKAAEQFRMRLKNKQDEMKLEGDLRRSQRACQQLDVQKNIQVPREAWYWLRLEEETEEDEEEKEQDEDEYKSEDLSVLEKLQILTSYLREEHLYCIWCGTAYEDKEDLSSNCPGPTSADHD
- the GPATCH11 gene encoding G patch domain-containing protein 11 isoform X2, encoding MKLNMAEEEDYMSDSFINVQEDIRPGLPMLRQIREARRKEEKQQEANLKNRQKTLKEEEQERRDIGLKNALGCENKGFALLQKMGYKSGQALGKSGGGIVEPIPLNIKTGKSGIGHEASLKRKAEEKLESYRKKIHMKNQAEEKAAEQFRMRLKNKQDEMKLEGDLRRSQRACQQLDVQKNIQVPREAWYWLRLEEETEEDEEEKEQDEDEYKSEDLSVLEKLQILTSYLREEHLYCIWCGTAYEDKEDLSSNCPGPTSADHD
- the GPATCH11 gene encoding G patch domain-containing protein 11 isoform X1; this encodes MKLNMAEEEDYMSDSFINVQEDIRPGLPMLRQIREARRKEEKQQEANLKNRQKTLKEEEQERRDIGLKNALGCENKGFALLQKMGYKSGQALGKSGGGIVEPIPLNIKTGKSGIGHEASLKRKAEEKLESYRKKIHMKNQAEEKAAEQFRMRLKNKQDEMKLEGDLRRSQRACQQLDVQKNIQVPREAWYWLRLEEETEEDEEEKEQDEDEYKSEDLSVLEKLQILTSYLREEHLYCIWCGTAYEAVHSLLSGIQEEQLVPTLTV